The Hypanus sabinus isolate sHypSab1 unplaced genomic scaffold, sHypSab1.hap1 scaffold_553, whole genome shotgun sequence DNA segment gaaagcttatgtggTGTTAGCCTTCAtatgtcgagggatagagtttaagagacgcgatgtaatgatgcagctctataaaactctaattaggccacatttggagtattgtgtccagttctggtcgcctcactataggaagtatgtggaagcatTGCAAagcgtacagaggagatttaccaggatactgcctggtttagtcagcatgcattatgatcagagtttaagggagctagggctttactctctggaaagaaggagaatgaaaggagacatgatagaggtatacaagatattaagaggcatagatagagtggacagccagcacctcttccccagggcaccactgctcaatacaagaggacgtagctttaaggtaaggggtgggaagttcaagggggatatcagagaaaggttttttcactcagagggtggttggtgtgtggaatgcactgcctgagtcagtggtggaagcagatatagtGAAATTCAAAaggctactagacaggtatatggagaaatttaaggtgtggggggatatatgggaggcagggcttaagggttggcacaacattgtgggccaaagggcctgtattgtgctgtactattctatgtcctataatcagctgcttcatcaactgtcaaagcagaatcgGCTTGCTAAGCGTTCCCctgaattacactttgtaagagaatatgCCAACCCTCTCTTGGCCATTTTAAACTCTGAGCAAACTTCTCAAAAAGCcgaaagtatttatcaacctctacctCGTCAAATGGAGGAACCAATTTAACTTCTTGACTGGCCTCAACTTAACACTAGAGTCTAacgctagacccctttgctgcaatctctctatcttttccaaCTCAAACAGCcggtctttctgcttcctccctgttTTTCTAACTGTCTAGTCTCAAGCTCCCactgcctttccgcagcctccatctttaatttttctcacttctactggagctcaagctcatgaggtttactttcaggaaaaaaCTCCAACTCTGCCACTTTAAACactccctcagatacataatgttcagctattatcctctgcatctgagccctcctcattgtcgatttcaccttagcaagttttaaccttctagcaagactcaacaactcaatcctaccggcgtcctctaatgcctcagaggctGGTGCTTCCtgacatctatcaacatccattgctgctgattttccacacacaaataaatcaaaaggaatttccccaatgaaatcgataacTAATCAATACAcccccaaatctgttcatatTTCGGTTGCAGGCCCCAATTTTACTCTGAATTGTTatgctttagaaatgaaccagcagcaatggactacacctggagtctgtttttgatgttaaaacaaTCTTTAATAGAATCTACTTATACAATAACTTAaggaagataaacaaaagttaagtggcatgtgtgtaaatatagctcccaaactattctcgggggaaacaaggcttggagtcttgagatggtaaagtatgaatgttcagttcatccacagaataggtgatgagagagagatatttgtaatctagggtaaatgtcgagagaaggcaattatgttgaattccacaggttccatggttgtAAAATGAGAGAATAgtcactgtagattttatctgtcatcattccaaatccacatatgaattatcaccgaaagtgacttgtcacaagagGTATcgtcaagtgaattaccacaccacatctaggcaagggttaacacatcagtggtcttcacaggataccccaaaacagatccacccctatggatcaaacaaggtaacaaccacacattcgatgaaTGCTGAATTGATAATTAACCCACCATTGTGGGCATAGAaaaattccaaacagtgacccttgtcCACTAGTTCCCTGGgttcgatccttccatttttcctccttcatccccatctgactctgagtgtctatGTCCTCGgttaaactaaacaagctgcgagcaatGTAAAatagctgcaagtcagactgattcatcttcttcatttctctctcttaaaatgatagtccacagcaaatgaaacctagagattcataacaatggccactcctcatTGTGATCCGACTGGTGTACCAGCAGTTGGGATGACTAAGTGAATCCtgtcccacattctcagcagatgaatggcttctccccggagTGAACTTGccgatgtctctgtaggctggaagagcgagtgaatctcttcccacattctgagcagttgaacggcctctccccagtgtgaactcgctggtgactctgtagggtggatgactgagtgaatctcttcccacattctgagcaggtgaacggcttctccccagtgtgaactcgctgatgtctctgtaggctggataactcagtgaatccttttccacattctgagcaggtgaatggcctctccccagtgtgaactcgctgatgactctgtaggtgggttaactgagtgaatctcttcccacagactgagcaggtgaatggcttctccccagtgtgaactcgctgatgtaccagtaggatggatgactcagtgaatctcttcccacagattgagcagatgtacggcttctccccagtgtgaactcgctggtgtttccacaagatggaagagtgagtgaatctcttcccacagtctgagcaggtgaacggctgctccctcgtgtgaactcgctggtgagccattagatcagatgactgagtgaacctttccccacaaattcagcagatgaccagcctctgcccagtgtgaactgactggtatgaccacaggtgggaagaccgactgaatcccttctcacacacagaacaggtgattggccttgcccagtgtgagcTTGCTGATGTACATTCAATTGTGATAAgcaagtgaatccattcccactgtctgagcgggtgaacggcctttctcctgtgtaaaatgacgggcaTGCAAGTTCGTCAAATGcacgagtgaatccctccccacagtctgagctggaaggatggtcgattgaatctcttgctccacttcttaaatatctagacagagacagcaaaactgccGTGCCAagtttgagattcctggagacaaattccttctcatttttaacctgtaaaaagattttcaaaatccatcagtgggtttaggacaacatttcagttgagattacttgagttgccaaggtttgatctggtatcacactgttacagtgaggtacatcccaagttggagagagaaatcatcttctgactgggcagagtgctggtatctggaatgagcatcaattccctgatgctcttcctgtctctataagaatggggcatttctgccgtctcaaatttgtgacttggctcagtctgactctctccattggtattattccctgttcctcctgagctgcatgggtgcctggccccacagtaacttaaacactctcacacaaatagtttttcttgatgtgcagctgggattttcttttctgtgttattaacttaaagtgccacagttttcaCGCCATATAAAAATTCCTGCTGAGGTGAATGGTTGGTtcgcacagctgttaaaagggcTCAGTGAATTGTTCTAATATTTCAGGTTCTTCTAgaaatgtacaacacagaaacagactaaAATAatcgatagggatgggggtaagggtaggccggcaggaaggaggctacctaggcgggagataaggtatggCTCCATCCACCTGTGTCTCCATCTTGAtggcagaggaggccaaggacagacatgtcggagtgggagtggtctgtggaattgaagtgtgtggccacagggagatcccgccactgctggaggaccgatggctggtgttcggcgaaatggtcttccagtctgtggcgggtctccccaatgaataaatggccacatcgggagcaccggatactgtatatcaccccagttgactttcaggtgaagtggtgcctcacctgaaaggactgtctggggcctgagatagtggtgagggaagaagtgtgggggcatgTGTAGCACTTATTCCGTTTGCAGGGaagagtgcccggagggaggtcggtggggagggttggggggggaatgaatggacaagggagtcgcgtagggagtgttCCCTGCTGAAAGccgaggggggtggggagaggaagatgtggttggtggtgggatcatgtaggaggtggcggaagttacagaggattatgcgttggatctgtacgctggtagggtgataggtgaggactggggggactctatccctggtgggctggtgggGGATGGGCGagagcagaggtgcgtgaaatatgggaggaacgatggagggcagagttgatagtggacgaacgGAAGccactttctttaaaaaaggaagacatctcttttgcccgagaatgaaaggcctcatgctgagagcagatgcggcggaggaattgagtgaaagggatagcatttttgcaggagacagggtgggaggaggaatagtctaggtagctgtgggagttagtaggtttgtagtagacgtcaGTGGATCgggtgtctccagagatagaaacagaaagatctggaaaggggagggaggtgttggaaatagaccaggtgaatttgaggtgaaagttggaggcgaagttaatgaagtcctaggccccaggcagtcctttcAGGTAAGGcaccactttacctgtgagtcaactggggtgatatactgtatccggtgctcccgatgtggacaTTTATACATTGAGGAGACCCGACTCATACTgcgagaccgtttcgccgaacaccggcgctcagtcctccagcagtggcgggatctccctgtggccacacacttcaattccacagaccactcccactccgacatgtctgtccttgGGCTCCTCTGCCATCAAGATGGAGACACAgttcgatggagcaataccttatctcccgcctaggtagcctccttcctgccggcatgaacatccaactcacagacatccgttgatacccctgccccccacccttacccccatccctatcgattattttagtctggttctctttctctctctttgtcccccctccctataatctctccccccagacctacctttctttttcttttatttcccataattctccaccttcccccagcccatttccctccagcctatcacttcccagctctctactttaaccctccccccacttcttatcccccatcGACCATTCCATGTtactccactcctgatgaagtttttcggcccgaaatgtcattattacctccttccatagatgctgtctgacttgctgagttttgccagcatttcgtgtttttttatttatttccagcatctgcagattcactcgtgttgaacacagaaacaggtcctttgggccatctagtttgtgctgaactatttaaactgcccactcccacacctctaccatccaggtacctacacaaacctcttaaatgttg contains these protein-coding regions:
- the LOC132389383 gene encoding zinc finger protein 773-like; this translates as MAHQRVHTREQPFTCSDCGKRFTHSSILWKHQRVHTGEKPYICSICGKRFTESSILLVHQRVHTGEKPFTCSVCGKRFTQLTHLQSHQRVHTGERPFTCSECGKGFTELSSLQRHQRVHTGEKPFTCSECGKRFTQSSTLQSHQRVHTGERPFNCSECGKRFTRSSSLQRHRQVHSGEKPFIC